In a single window of the Biomphalaria glabrata chromosome 13, xgBioGlab47.1, whole genome shotgun sequence genome:
- the LOC129922572 gene encoding neuropeptides capa receptor-like: protein MNNSLASSRLKQVLIIDPILIEVILTVNFTILTEAIGIVGIVGNVISILNFRKQGYKDGVNVTLTALAVSDLGMLITHQVILQIYNPWLDESSLVMLKPQMLLFVIYVNDFFNRVSGFVTACAAFERCLCVVLPMKVKLVMTRRVATVVNISIFVALIGYVILPNSLVYVGSKYLPNFNRTFAYVYYTENREAVMNIYYLVNALFFPNLTILMLMVFTVILITKLKSNSEWRHRVSNPQSRGKNSVNYKERNAIAMLATMSGIYIICLIPRSALLLADGLFEEMKVGGIYFDLNKLVYSFLILFEAINCSVNSFIYFKMSSKYREVFYQMCLGWSKK from the coding sequence ATGAATAACTCACTCGCATCGTCAAGACTAAAACAAGTTCTAATCATTGATCCAATATTGATCGAAGTTATCTTGACTGTTAATTTTACAATCTTGACTGAAGCTATTGGAATCGTTGGCATTGTGGGTAATGTCATTAGCATACTCAACTTCAGAAAACAAGGCTACAAAGATGGTGTCAACGTGACTTTAACTGCGCTGGCGGTCAGTGATCTAGGTATGCTTATCACTCATCAGGTAATTCTACAAATCTATAACCCTTGGCTGGATGAGTCCAGCCTGGTCATGCTGAAACCACAAATGCTTCTTTTTGTAATCTAcgtgaatgatttttttaacaGAGTCAGCGGGTTTGTTACAGCCTGTGCCGCCTTCGAGCGCTGCCTCTGTGTGGTGCTTCCCATGAAGGTGAAACTTGTCATGACACGACGTGTCGCTACGGTGGTAAACATCTCCATCTTCGTCGCTTTGATTGGTTACGTCATTCTGCCAAACAGTCTTGTCTACGTAGGCTCAAAATATTTGCCAAATTTTAATCGAACCTTTGCTTATGTTTACTATACAGAGAACAGAGAGGCGGTCATGAACATCTACTATCTTGTCAATGCGTTATTTTTTCCCAACCTCACCATACTGATGTTAATGGTGTTTACTGTCATCCTGATTACGAAACTGAAATCCAACTCTGAATGGAGACACAGGGTTTCGAACCCACAGTCTCGCGGAAAGAACTCGGTGAACTACAAAGAAAGAAACGCCATAGCCATGCTTGCGACAATGTCTGGCATATACATCATCTGCTTAATCCCACGTTCGGCCTTGCTTTTGGCTGATGGACTATTTGAGGAGATGAAAGTCGGAGGCATCTACTTTGACCTGAACAAACTTGTGTACTCTTTTCTTATTCTTTTCGAGGCTATCAACTGTAGCGTGAATTCCTTCATTTACTTTAAGATGAGTTCGAAATATAGAGAAGTATTTTATCAGATGTGTCTTGGGTGGAGCAAGAAATAA
- the LOC129922571 gene encoding neuropeptides capa receptor-like: MTVNFTILSEAIGIVGIVGNVINILNFRKQGYKDGVNVTLTALAVSDLGMLITHQVILQIYNPWLDESSLVMLKPHMLLFVIYVDDFFNRVSGFVTACAAFERCLCVVLPMKVKLLMTRRVATVVNISIFVALIAYVILPNSLVYVGSKYLPDYNRTFAYVYYRENREAVMNIYYLVNALFFPNLTMLMLMVFTAILISKLKSNSEWRHRVSNPQSRGKSSLNYKERNAIAMLATMSGIYIVCLIPRSALLLADGLFEEMKVGGIYFDLNKLVHSFLILFEAINCSVNSIIYFKMSSKYRQVFYQMCLWWKKS; this comes from the coding sequence ATGACTGTCAATTTTACAATCTTGTCTGAAGCTATTGGCATTGTAGGCATTGTGGGTAATGTCATTAACATACTCAATTTCAGAAAACAAGGCTACAAAGATGGTGTCAACGTGACTTTAACCGCGCTGGCGGTCAGTGATCTAGGTATGCTTATCACTCATCAGGTCATTCTACAAATCTATAACCCTTGGCTGGACGAGTCGAGCCTGGTCATGCTGAAACCACACATGCTTCTTTTTGTAATCTACGTGGATGATTTTTTTAACAGAGTCAGCGGGTTTGTTACTGCTTGTGCCGCATTCGAGCGATGTCTCTGTGTGGTGCTTCCCATGAAGGTGAAACTTCTCATGACACGGCGTGTGGCTACAGTGGTAAACATCTCCATCTTCGTCGCTTTGATCGCTTACGTCATTCTGCCAAACAGTCTTGTTTATGTGGGCTCAAAATATTTGCCGGATTATAATCGAACCTTTGCCTATGTCTACTATAGGGAGAACAGAGAGGCGGTCATGAACATCTACTATCTTGTCAATGCGTTATTTTTCCCTAACCTAACCATGCTGATGTTAATGGTGTTTACAGCCATCCTGATTTCGAAACTGAAATCCAATTCTGAATGGAGACACAGGGTTTCGAACCCACAGTCTCGCGGAAAGAGTTCGTTGAActacaaagaaagaaatgccATAGCCATGCTTGCGACAATGTCTGGCATATACATCGTCTGCTTGATCCCACGTTCGGCCTTGCTTTTGGCTGATGGACTATTTGAAGAGATGAAAGTCGGAGGTATCTACTTTGACCTGAACAAGCTGGTTCATTCTTTTCTTATTCTTTTCGAGGCTATCAACTGTAGCGTGAATTCCATCATTTACTTCAAGATGAGCTCGAAATATAGACAAGTATTTTATCAGATGTGTCTTTGGTGGAAAAAGAGTTAA